Proteins from a single region of Thermotoga maritima MSB8:
- a CDS encoding DUF2194 domain-containing protein — translation MRKFLLLILVLLAFPFFSKTLLLYKGSEGGYGYNILSWLAPEPEVLGEDYEFVDVEKSLPDFEDYDFVITCYYSSSMPGAKKYLKKLVDFLLNGGKLFIINNLGAFEDSSGDNPSLSDINTLLNLLGVSFRYGWRQETVFSYEIEDGYLIKLPSFPVKKAFDGFEVFSSNVKIVSYAVTKKGKHPVIFYGPFGGMALFDHAFNENGEPVVDLRKIVMDIVGGYRENKVLMLDENHHIRKMFEYALFEVDSSRSGVLQKYRAIVIPDVSFLEEKEIKSYLENGGVVILVGSGTHYIQGEVVLEKENLYIPQDITVGERKVGYIPAPENAKAFITISGTPVSWMEKREKGAFVFFPEDLLEKWSRGILFNEFLEASDFVISPMVNAFSVFLDDFPLPAYGIEYDILGTTDEIFYYKIWWRDMKELCEDFSIKPITALVTSYEQKTDYNGFFEFLEKDSSLKVLKNLIEDERVDTGIHGYNHVPPKSENWDLEELGKAYKSLRIFLSQLSSSYEPVAFVAPNNEIDQAGIEVLKSVFPTIKVIGTAYSLKDSTGEFTLLDDALILPRTTSGCYPLQRLLMETVSTLLNLGTYHHFSHPDDVISLDRNPERYSWNEMFDQLRSFFRIMKENYPWLRNMDSKELYNTFKDYFENKPRILYHDKKIVIVLPRTAELPRYFFLKAKGDVNVHGGVILFRDKDLCVVEMREYKMEISEVIEDGR, via the coding sequence ATGAGAAAATTCCTCCTTTTGATTCTTGTTCTGCTTGCGTTCCCCTTCTTTTCTAAGACTCTCCTCCTCTACAAAGGTTCTGAAGGAGGCTATGGTTACAATATCCTTTCATGGTTAGCTCCGGAGCCGGAAGTTCTGGGGGAGGATTACGAGTTTGTAGACGTGGAAAAATCACTGCCCGATTTTGAGGACTACGATTTCGTCATTACCTGTTACTATTCTTCCTCGATGCCCGGTGCGAAGAAATATTTGAAAAAACTGGTTGATTTTCTTTTGAATGGAGGCAAGCTGTTCATCATAAACAATCTGGGGGCGTTCGAAGATTCTTCTGGGGACAATCCCTCTCTGAGCGATATAAACACTCTTCTGAACCTTTTGGGTGTGTCTTTCAGATACGGTTGGCGACAGGAGACGGTTTTTAGCTACGAGATCGAAGATGGATATCTCATAAAACTTCCCTCATTTCCCGTTAAAAAAGCATTCGATGGTTTCGAAGTGTTTTCTTCGAATGTCAAAATAGTGTCGTACGCTGTTACGAAGAAAGGAAAGCATCCGGTAATCTTCTACGGACCTTTTGGCGGCATGGCGCTTTTCGATCACGCTTTCAATGAGAACGGTGAACCTGTTGTTGATTTAAGAAAAATTGTCATGGATATTGTCGGCGGTTATCGTGAAAACAAAGTGCTGATGCTCGATGAAAATCATCACATAAGGAAGATGTTTGAGTATGCCCTCTTTGAAGTTGATAGTTCTCGATCTGGTGTTCTTCAAAAATACAGAGCAATCGTGATTCCGGACGTATCCTTTTTGGAAGAAAAGGAAATAAAATCCTACTTAGAGAACGGCGGTGTTGTAATACTGGTGGGAAGTGGAACGCATTACATTCAGGGAGAAGTTGTTCTGGAAAAAGAGAATCTGTACATTCCTCAAGATATCACCGTTGGTGAGAGAAAAGTGGGCTACATCCCAGCACCCGAGAACGCGAAAGCATTCATAACAATTAGCGGGACACCTGTTTCTTGGATGGAGAAGAGGGAAAAGGGTGCTTTCGTCTTTTTCCCTGAGGATCTTTTGGAAAAGTGGTCGAGAGGCATTCTATTCAACGAGTTTCTCGAAGCGTCCGATTTTGTGATATCTCCTATGGTAAACGCTTTTTCCGTCTTTCTTGACGATTTTCCACTTCCTGCATATGGTATCGAATACGATATTTTAGGTACAACCGATGAAATCTTCTATTATAAAATCTGGTGGCGTGATATGAAAGAACTTTGTGAGGATTTTTCTATAAAACCCATCACCGCTCTTGTAACGAGTTACGAGCAGAAGACAGATTACAACGGCTTTTTTGAGTTCCTTGAAAAGGATAGTTCCCTTAAGGTTTTGAAGAACCTCATCGAAGACGAAAGGGTGGATACAGGGATTCATGGTTACAATCATGTGCCACCGAAATCAGAGAATTGGGATTTAGAAGAACTTGGAAAAGCATATAAGTCTTTGAGAATTTTTCTTAGTCAGTTGTCATCAAGTTATGAACCTGTAGCTTTTGTGGCTCCAAACAACGAAATAGATCAGGCGGGGATAGAAGTTCTCAAAAGTGTATTTCCAACGATAAAGGTGATAGGTACGGCGTATTCACTAAAAGACAGTACAGGAGAGTTCACCTTGCTGGATGATGCGTTGATACTCCCAAGAACAACGAGCGGTTGCTACCCTCTTCAGAGACTTCTCATGGAAACGGTGTCTACCCTTTTGAATCTTGGAACCTATCATCACTTTTCTCATCCAGACGATGTCATAAGTCTTGACAGAAATCCAGAAAGGTACAGTTGGAATGAGATGTTTGATCAACTCAGGTCTTTCTTCCGAATCATGAAGGAAAATTATCCCTGGCTTAGAAATATGGATTCAAAGGAACTATACAACACTTTCAAAGATTATTTTGAAAACAAGCCAAGAATTTTGTATCATGACAAAAAAATAGTGATTGTTCTTCCGAGAACAGCTGAACTTCCCCGGTATTTCTTTTTGAAAGCTAAAGGCGATGTGAACGTACATGGTGGGGTGATCCTGTTCAGAGATAAAGATCTTTGCGTGGTGGAGATGAGGGAATACAAAATGGAGATCTCGGAGGTAATAGAGGATGGCAGGTAA
- a CDS encoding MJ1477/TM1410 family putative glycoside hydrolase, whose product MSHLKNILFIIIVSLFFISSCSTVMSTEGWFMPFDNWLYQLQNADPVEISSSGFEIAVIDYSKDGSESGEYSPEEIKIMVDAGVVPVAYVNIGQAEDYRFYWKESWYTNTPEWLGEEDPAWPGNYFVKYWYNEWKEIVFSYLDRVIDQGFKGIYLDRIDSFEYWAQEGVISRRSAARKMINFVLEIAEYVRERKPDMLIIPQNGENILDFDDGQLASTVSGWAVENLFYLKTIPLEENETKSRLEYLIRLNRKGKFILSVDYVDDGSDSFENISRILDYYEKAKRNGCIPYAARSDLELDEMNVIEGIQPPEALKDYESRTYR is encoded by the coding sequence ATGTCTCACCTCAAAAACATTCTGTTCATTATTATAGTATCATTGTTTTTCATTTCCTCCTGCTCAACGGTTATGTCAACAGAGGGATGGTTCATGCCTTTTGACAATTGGCTTTATCAACTCCAGAACGCTGATCCCGTGGAGATATCTTCATCCGGCTTTGAAATTGCCGTTATAGATTACTCAAAAGACGGAAGTGAAAGTGGAGAATATTCACCTGAAGAGATTAAAATCATGGTAGATGCGGGAGTTGTTCCTGTTGCTTACGTCAACATTGGTCAGGCGGAGGACTATCGCTTTTACTGGAAAGAAAGTTGGTACACGAACACTCCTGAGTGGTTAGGTGAAGAAGATCCTGCTTGGCCAGGGAACTATTTTGTCAAATACTGGTACAATGAATGGAAAGAAATCGTGTTTTCATACCTCGATAGAGTCATCGATCAGGGATTCAAGGGAATCTACTTAGATAGGATCGATTCTTTTGAATACTGGGCTCAAGAAGGTGTTATTTCAAGACGAAGTGCTGCCAGAAAAATGATAAATTTCGTGCTGGAAATTGCTGAATACGTCAGAGAGAGAAAACCAGACATGCTGATAATACCTCAAAACGGTGAGAACATTCTCGATTTCGATGATGGCCAGCTTGCCTCGACTGTTTCGGGATGGGCTGTTGAGAACCTGTTTTATTTGAAAACAATCCCTCTTGAAGAAAACGAGACAAAGAGTAGATTGGAATACCTCATTAGATTGAATCGAAAGGGAAAATTCATTCTCTCTGTTGATTACGTCGATGACGGTTCTGATTCTTTTGAAAACATAAGCCGGATTCTGGATTACTACGAGAAGGCCAAAAGAAATGGATGTATACCGTACGCTGCTCGATCCGACTTGGAACTCGACGAAATGAATGTGATAGAGGG